The following DNA comes from Nitrospirota bacterium.
GGACGTTCCTCAGCCGACCTACCCGATGATGATGCCGGAGGTCGCCCGCGACATTTATACGACCGTGGAGAAGGAGATGCGGGAAGACGGCGAGCGGCTGCTGGACCGGATGGCGTCGTTGCTTCCGATGAACGTCGGTCCGGCAACGAAACGGATCGAGGTCGGCACGCCGTCCGAGGTCATCGTCAATGTCGCCCGGGAAACGGGGACGGACTTGATCCTCATGGGCGCCCGCGGCGTGGGTCCGATCAAGGAACGGCTCTTCGGCAGCGTGTCTCACCGCGTCCTGACCCACGCTTCCTGCGCGACCCTGATCGTCACCGGACCCGTTCGGAGCATCAAGCAGATTCTGCTGCCTCTGCAGGGGCCCGACGATGCCGAGGCTGCGATCCGGTTCTTGACCATGACACCGTTTCGAGAGCCGGTCGACCTGATGCTCGTCACGGTTCTCCCCTTCGCCCAACCTCTGTGGCCGGCGGGTATCTCCGTGACGGAGGCCATGAAAGAACAGGTGTTGCAGAGCGCACGGGCGTTCCTCGATGACGTCGCCGGGAAGCTGACCGGGTTGGGGTACCGCGCCCGGGGCGCGACGCTGCTCGGCGCCGCCGCCCCCATGATCCTGCATGAGGCCTCGAAGCTGAATCCGGACCTGATCCTGATGGGCTCCCGCGGACGCGGAGGTCTCACCCGCTTCGTGCTCGGCAGCACGTCTCATGCAGTGATGCACCAAGCCCCCTGCCCGGTGCTGGTGTTTCATTGACGAAAGGCCACGTAGGTAGTACTCTCTGGTTCAGTCAAGCCGCAAGCCGCCCGATGCCGCCTCAAACCGTTGCAGGCCTCGTTCGGTCTTGAGGCCGGTCACGGACCCGGTCGTTGAGATATCGAAATGAGCA
Coding sequences within:
- a CDS encoding universal stress protein; its protein translation is MRILLAVDGSDNSYEALRALAHLTRAEQLILLHALDVPQPTYPMMMPEVARDIYTTVEKEMREDGERLLDRMASLLPMNVGPATKRIEVGTPSEVIVNVARETGTDLILMGARGVGPIKERLFGSVSHRVLTHASCATLIVTGPVRSIKQILLPLQGPDDAEAAIRFLTMTPFREPVDLMLVTVLPFAQPLWPAGISVTEAMKEQVLQSARAFLDDVAGKLTGLGYRARGATLLGAAAPMILHEASKLNPDLILMGSRGRGGLTRFVLGSTSHAVMHQAPCPVLVFH